A DNA window from Sphingomonas profundi contains the following coding sequences:
- a CDS encoding CorA family divalent cation transporter — protein sequence MWGFAFADAGAARVSTCEETPAEGFRWLHLNLADQGTRHWIATCDELTDGVRELLLSAETHQHALIDGDVVGCVLHDLERDFDVVDTARVGALRVALAPRLIVTARHHPLRSADIVKERLTRGPPLDGPAAALDLVVGTIAGIVAGLGREMSLAVQEAEDAFLEGLDAPTTRTLIGIRRRLAQLHRLTDGMRGVFVRLEEDEDLPAALLATVARLSQRLSGLDGDLGGVQSQLRLLRDEIDIQSGQRTNQNLYVLSIMTALMLPATLITGIFGMNTGGMPLERTSAGTFVALMLALATAVGTYLVLRAMGLMRR from the coding sequence ATCTGGGGCTTCGCCTTTGCCGATGCGGGCGCGGCGCGCGTCTCCACCTGCGAGGAGACGCCGGCGGAGGGTTTCCGCTGGCTGCACCTGAACCTGGCCGATCAGGGCACGCGCCACTGGATCGCCACCTGCGACGAGCTTACCGACGGCGTGCGCGAGCTGCTGCTCTCCGCCGAGACGCACCAGCATGCGCTGATCGACGGCGATGTCGTCGGCTGCGTGCTGCACGATCTGGAGCGGGACTTCGACGTGGTCGATACCGCGCGCGTGGGTGCGCTGCGGGTGGCGCTGGCGCCGCGCCTGATCGTTACCGCGCGGCACCATCCGCTGCGCTCCGCCGACATCGTGAAGGAACGGCTGACGCGCGGCCCGCCGCTGGACGGCCCGGCGGCGGCGCTGGATCTGGTCGTCGGCACGATCGCCGGCATCGTCGCCGGCCTGGGCCGCGAGATGAGCCTGGCCGTGCAGGAGGCGGAGGACGCCTTCCTCGAAGGTCTGGACGCGCCGACCACCCGCACGCTGATCGGCATCCGCCGGCGGCTGGCCCAGCTGCACCGCCTGACGGACGGGATGCGCGGCGTGTTCGTGCGGCTGGAAGAGGACGAGGATCTGCCGGCGGCGCTGCTGGCGACGGTCGCGCGGCTCTCCCAGCGCCTCTCCGGGCTCGACGGCGATCTCGGCGGCGTGCAGAGCCAGCTGCGCCTGCTGCGCGACGAGATCGACATCCAGTCCGGCCAGCGGACGAACCAGAACCTCTACGTGCTCTCGATCATGACCGCGCTGATGCTGCCGGCGACCCTGATCACCGGCATCTTCGGCATGAACACCGGCGGCATGCCGCTGGAGCGGACCAGCGCCGGCACCTTCGTGGCGCTGATGCTGGCGCTGGCGACGGCGGTCGGCACCTATCTGGTGCTGCGCGCGATGGGGCTGATGCGGCGATAG